In Pseudomonas hamedanensis, a single window of DNA contains:
- a CDS encoding DUF2242 domain-containing protein yields the protein MLISTPMRVVGLALLLTAVAGCSKDKPMYEHENFDDSGTFSRNYPVTDAVSCEAARRALLSQGYIITSSDPKLVSGHKSFQQTGDTHMEISFNVVCADDGSSGHHATMFANALQDRYALKKTNNSASLGVGVLGSVSMPIGSSDDSMVKVASETVTSQKFYERFFTLVELFLPADAKKAAHIEEKPKADLGVPEVKAVPAPLAPTPTSTPAPEPAATPAPAAEPTPAPVETAPVSSEPVAPPAEAAPITPAPSAEPVPITPAPSAEPAPTTETITPPANPDIPPPSEPIPAMPASGQ from the coding sequence ATGTTGATTTCCACTCCCATGCGTGTTGTCGGATTGGCGCTGTTGTTGACTGCTGTTGCCGGCTGTTCGAAAGACAAGCCGATGTATGAGCATGAGAACTTCGATGATTCCGGCACCTTTTCGCGCAACTACCCGGTGACCGACGCGGTGAGTTGCGAGGCGGCGCGTCGTGCGTTGCTCAGTCAGGGCTACATCATCACCAGTAGCGACCCGAAGCTGGTCAGTGGCCACAAGAGTTTCCAGCAAACCGGCGACACCCACATGGAGATCAGCTTCAATGTGGTCTGCGCCGATGACGGCAGCAGCGGGCACCATGCCACGATGTTCGCCAACGCCCTGCAGGACCGTTATGCGCTGAAGAAAACCAACAACTCGGCCAGCCTCGGCGTGGGTGTGCTGGGGTCGGTGTCGATGCCGATCGGCTCGTCCGACGATTCGATGGTCAAGGTCGCCAGCGAGACAGTGACGTCGCAGAAGTTCTATGAGCGTTTCTTCACGCTGGTGGAATTGTTCCTGCCGGCGGATGCGAAGAAGGCCGCGCACATCGAAGAGAAACCCAAGGCCGACCTGGGCGTGCCCGAGGTGAAGGCGGTGCCGGCACCACTGGCGCCAACGCCAACCTCAACGCCGGCGCCTGAGCCTGCCGCGACACCTGCGCCCGCTGCAGAACCGACGCCCGCACCCGTCGAGACCGCGCCAGTGTCCTCGGAACCGGTCGCTCCGCCTGCAGAAGCCGCGCCGATCACCCCGGCGCCGAGCGCAGAGCCCGTGCCGATCACCCCGGCGCCGAGCGCGGAACCCGCTCCGACGACCGAAACCATCACGCCGCCGGCCAACCCGGACATCCCGCCGCCGTCCGAGCCGATTCCGGCGATGCCTGCTTCGGGCCAATAA
- a CDS encoding AraC family transcriptional regulator, producing MKPLPMRLGDLSVGFVHSLADAVRSHALDPQSLLEQYGLDPARLAEAGARLSIPRYMRLGHAAIQLTGDSALGLRMGRLSRLSQAGLAGVTAAQAPTVREAARCLIRFEALYGSNYRGQSSFHEDANGAWLRFYSISPYNAYNRFVVDSIVSGWLHQLSSVCHEALRAERIEIEFAEPDYREAYHMLGDCPIQFGADGNQLRLSLDSLARRNPEHCPSTWRHLLHLCERELEQLTRTRSLRERIIQLLGPLLNGGREPELEEVAARLKLPTWTLRRKLAEEGTQFRAILNDTRRDLAMTYIRDTELAFGEIAYLLGFASAEAFQRAFKRWSGQTPGEFRRSHRKTA from the coding sequence ATGAAGCCGCTGCCGATGCGCCTCGGGGATCTGTCGGTAGGCTTTGTCCACAGCCTCGCCGACGCGGTACGCAGTCATGCGCTCGATCCGCAGTCGCTGCTGGAACAATACGGCCTGGACCCCGCGCGCCTGGCCGAGGCCGGGGCGCGCTTGTCGATCCCACGCTACATGCGCCTGGGCCATGCGGCGATTCAGCTGACCGGCGATTCGGCGCTGGGCTTGCGCATGGGCCGGCTCAGTCGCCTGAGCCAGGCCGGACTGGCCGGTGTCACCGCCGCGCAAGCGCCGACCGTGCGCGAAGCCGCCCGTTGCCTGATCCGCTTCGAGGCGCTCTACGGTTCCAACTATCGAGGCCAGTCGAGCTTTCACGAAGACGCCAACGGCGCGTGGTTGCGCTTTTATTCGATCAGCCCTTACAACGCCTACAACCGTTTTGTGGTGGACTCGATCGTCTCCGGGTGGCTGCATCAACTCTCCAGCGTCTGCCACGAAGCGCTGCGCGCCGAACGCATCGAGATCGAATTCGCCGAGCCGGACTACCGCGAGGCTTATCACATGCTGGGCGATTGCCCGATCCAGTTCGGCGCCGACGGCAATCAGTTGCGCCTGAGCCTGGACAGCCTTGCACGGCGCAATCCCGAGCATTGTCCGAGTACCTGGCGACACCTGTTGCACCTGTGCGAACGCGAACTGGAGCAACTGACGCGAACCCGCAGCCTGCGCGAACGCATCATTCAGCTGTTGGGGCCGTTGCTCAACGGTGGACGGGAGCCGGAGCTGGAAGAAGTCGCGGCACGCCTGAAGCTGCCGACCTGGACGTTACGGCGCAAACTGGCCGAGGAAGGCACGCAGTTTCGCGCGATCCTCAACGACACTCGCCGCGACCTGGCGATGACTTACATCCGCGACACCGAACTGGCGTTCGGCGAGATCGCTTACCTGCTGGGTTTCGCCTCAGCCGAAGCGTTCCAGCGCGCCTTCAAACGCTGGAGCGGTCAGACGCCCGGCGAATTTCGCCGCAGTCACCGCAAGACAGCTTAG
- a CDS encoding carbon-nitrogen hydrolase family protein, with protein MRKLLYLFFSMAIVAALTTYAMWAADRPAGHYLSDLRIKLALDQGTRADRGNLLGIQPELFPTDYQSPERLHRKLAAYFQQAQDQGLLNEKTVVVLPENVGTWLMISGEKDELYQASTVTEAMNWLAASNPLLFARAWLSAKGSDRLNDAHLRMKSTAMAKDYQALFGGLAKEFGVTLVAGSIVLPEPSIRDGQLKSGSGALYNSSVVFGRDGVPLGQPQRQMHPVFDQREVIEGADKHLIGVVDTPAGRLGVLIGSDSWYPDNYRRLDAQGAQLVAVPAQVFGQDAWNQPWRGYKGSSTPKSVSLKPGEVSEGEAWRRLTLTAQPPSSRAIAGVSVFLRGQFWNTSGAGQSFISSNGQQFADGEARGARMLNIWL; from the coding sequence ATGCGCAAACTTCTGTACCTGTTTTTTTCCATGGCCATCGTCGCCGCCCTGACCACCTACGCCATGTGGGCGGCAGACCGGCCGGCGGGCCATTACCTGTCGGACCTGCGCATCAAACTGGCGCTCGACCAGGGCACGCGCGCCGACCGCGGCAATCTGCTGGGCATCCAGCCCGAACTGTTTCCCACTGACTACCAAAGCCCTGAGCGTCTGCACCGCAAACTCGCAGCGTATTTTCAGCAAGCGCAGGATCAAGGCCTGTTGAATGAAAAGACCGTCGTCGTGCTGCCGGAAAACGTCGGCACCTGGTTGATGATCAGCGGCGAAAAAGACGAGTTGTATCAGGCCTCGACCGTGACCGAGGCGATGAACTGGCTGGCGGCAAGCAACCCCTTGCTGTTTGCGCGCGCCTGGCTCAGCGCCAAGGGCAGCGACCGGCTCAACGACGCGCACCTGCGGATGAAATCCACAGCGATGGCCAAGGATTACCAGGCGCTGTTCGGCGGGCTGGCCAAGGAGTTTGGCGTGACACTGGTGGCCGGCTCGATCGTGCTGCCGGAACCGAGCATCCGTGACGGTCAGCTCAAGTCCGGCAGCGGTGCGCTGTACAACAGCAGCGTGGTATTCGGCCGCGATGGCGTGCCGCTCGGCCAGCCGCAACGGCAGATGCACCCGGTGTTCGATCAGCGCGAGGTGATCGAAGGCGCGGACAAGCACCTGATCGGCGTGGTTGATACGCCCGCCGGACGTCTCGGCGTACTGATTGGCAGCGACAGCTGGTACCCGGACAACTACCGTCGACTCGACGCGCAAGGCGCGCAGTTGGTCGCGGTGCCGGCGCAGGTGTTCGGCCAGGACGCCTGGAACCAGCCTTGGCGCGGCTACAAGGGGTCGAGTACGCCGAAGTCGGTCAGCCTCAAACCCGGTGAAGTCAGCGAAGGCGAGGCCTGGCGTCGGCTGACCCTGACCGCACAACCGCCGAGCAGCCGCGCGATTGCCGGTGTCAGCGTGTTCCTGCGCGGGCAATTCTGGAATACCTCCGGCGCCGGCCAAAGCTTTATCAGCAGCAACGGACAGCAATTCGCCGATGGCGAGGCCCGTGGCGCGCGCATGTTGAATATCTGGTTGTAA
- a CDS encoding NADPH-dependent 2,4-dienoyl-CoA reductase, whose translation MTAAHYPHLLAPLDLGFTTLRNRTLMGSMHTGLEEKPGGFERMAAYFAERARGGVGLMVTGGIGPNDEGGVYSGAAKLTTEEEALKHRIVTRAVHEAGGKICMQILHAGRYAYSPKQVAPSAIQAPINPFKPKELDEEGIEKQISDFVTCSVLAQSAEYDGVEIMGSEGYFINQFLAAHTNHRTDRWGGSYENRMRLPVEIVRRVREAVGPNFIIIFRLSMLDLVEGGSSWDEIVTLAKAIEQAGATIINTGIGWHEARIPTIATKVPRAAFSKVTAKLRGSVSIPLITTNRINTPEIAEQILAEGDADMVSMARPFLADPDFVNKAAEGRADEINTCIGCNQACLDHTFGGKLTSCLVNPRACHETELNYLPVQQIKKIAVVGAGPAGLSAATVAAERGHQVTLFDSASEIGGQFNIAKRVPGKEEFFETLRYFKRKLQTTNVEVCLNTRVDVAKLVEGGYDEIILATGIAPRVPAIPGVENAKVLSYLDVILERKPVGKRVAVIGAGGIGFDVSEFLVHQGVATSQDRAAFWKEWGIDTQLQARGGVAGIKAAPHAPAREVFLLQRKKTKVGDGLGKTTGWIHRTGLKNKQVQMLNSVEYLSIDDQGLHIRIGETGEPQLLAVDNIVICAGQDPLRELHEGLVAAGQNVHLIGGADVAAELDAKRAINQGSRLAAEL comes from the coding sequence ATGACCGCCGCTCATTACCCGCACCTGTTGGCCCCGTTGGACCTGGGATTCACCACGCTGCGCAACCGCACCCTGATGGGTTCGATGCACACCGGTCTGGAAGAAAAACCTGGCGGCTTCGAGCGCATGGCGGCGTACTTCGCTGAACGTGCCCGTGGCGGCGTGGGCCTGATGGTCACCGGCGGCATCGGCCCGAACGACGAGGGCGGCGTGTACTCCGGCGCAGCCAAACTGACCACTGAAGAGGAAGCGCTCAAGCACCGCATCGTTACCCGCGCCGTGCACGAAGCGGGCGGCAAGATCTGCATGCAGATTCTCCACGCCGGGCGCTATGCCTACAGTCCCAAGCAAGTAGCGCCAAGCGCAATTCAGGCGCCGATCAACCCGTTCAAGCCTAAAGAGCTGGACGAGGAAGGCATCGAGAAGCAGATCAGCGATTTTGTCACCTGCTCGGTACTGGCGCAGTCCGCGGAGTACGACGGCGTCGAAATCATGGGCTCGGAAGGTTATTTCATTAACCAGTTCCTCGCCGCGCACACCAACCACCGCACCGACCGTTGGGGTGGCAGCTACGAAAACCGCATGCGCCTGCCGGTGGAAATCGTCCGCCGTGTGCGTGAAGCCGTTGGCCCGAACTTCATCATTATTTTCCGTTTGTCGATGCTCGACCTGGTTGAGGGCGGCAGCAGCTGGGACGAGATCGTTACCCTGGCCAAAGCCATCGAGCAGGCCGGTGCGACCATTATCAACACCGGTATCGGCTGGCACGAAGCGCGAATTCCGACCATCGCCACCAAAGTGCCGCGTGCGGCGTTCAGCAAGGTCACGGCCAAATTGCGCGGCTCGGTGAGCATTCCGCTGATCACCACCAACCGCATCAATACACCGGAAATTGCCGAGCAGATTCTCGCCGAAGGCGATGCCGACATGGTGTCGATGGCGCGGCCGTTCCTCGCCGATCCGGACTTCGTCAACAAGGCCGCTGAAGGTCGAGCCGACGAAATCAACACCTGCATCGGTTGCAACCAGGCGTGCCTGGACCACACGTTCGGCGGCAAGCTCACCAGTTGCCTGGTCAACCCGCGCGCCTGCCATGAAACCGAGCTCAATTATCTGCCGGTGCAGCAGATCAAGAAGATCGCCGTGGTGGGCGCCGGCCCGGCCGGTTTGTCCGCAGCGACCGTGGCCGCCGAGCGCGGCCATCAGGTCACGCTGTTCGATTCGGCCAGCGAAATCGGCGGGCAGTTCAACATCGCCAAGCGTGTGCCGGGCAAGGAAGAGTTTTTCGAGACCCTGCGTTACTTCAAGCGCAAGCTGCAAACCACAAACGTCGAGGTGTGCCTGAACACCCGGGTTGACGTGGCGAAACTGGTCGAGGGCGGCTATGACGAAATCATTCTTGCCACCGGTATCGCCCCGCGTGTACCGGCGATTCCCGGGGTCGAGAATGCCAAGGTGCTGAGCTATCTGGACGTGATCCTTGAGCGCAAGCCGGTGGGCAAGCGTGTTGCGGTGATTGGCGCTGGCGGCATCGGTTTCGACGTCTCGGAGTTTCTCGTCCATCAAGGCGTGGCCACCAGCCAGGATCGCGCCGCGTTCTGGAAAGAGTGGGGCATCGATACGCAACTGCAAGCCCGTGGCGGTGTGGCCGGGATCAAAGCGGCACCGCATGCACCGGCGCGCGAAGTGTTCCTGTTGCAGCGCAAGAAAACCAAGGTCGGCGACGGCCTGGGCAAAACCACCGGCTGGATTCACCGGACCGGTCTGAAGAACAAGCAGGTGCAGATGCTCAACAGCGTTGAATACCTGAGCATTGACGATCAGGGCCTGCACATCCGCATTGGCGAAACCGGCGAGCCGCAGCTGCTGGCGGTTGACAATATCGTGATTTGCGCAGGCCAGGATCCGCTGCGTGAACTGCACGAGGGTCTGGTTGCGGCGGGGCAGAATGTGCACTTGATCGGCGGCGCGGATGTCGCGGCGGAGCTGGATGCCAAGCGCGCGATCAATCAGGGTTCGCGCCTCGCCGCAGAACTTTGA
- a CDS encoding 1-aminocyclopropane-1-carboxylate deaminase/D-cysteine desulfhydrase, with amino-acid sequence MLLPSSGWLPQASLQYLHLDWLTTAGIEVAVLRLDQIDPLISGNKWFKLVEHLKAADRAGAEGIISLGGAHSNHLHALAAAGKRLGFKTVGLLRGHPQNTPTVQDLQAFGMQLHWLGYAGYRARHQPGFWIPWLMQYPNVYAVPEGGGGLAGALGCAAIKQQVDAQLASLGWEDFDAWWLACGTGTTLAGLALADNGKRSLYGALAVPDDHGVAPNIESIFAQANDPAANYQLIDASRGAFAKVDEALLTFIEQTGQASGVPLEPLYTGKALLALKQHVEAGGFAVGTRLVFIHTGGLQGRRGFATTP; translated from the coding sequence ATGCTTTTGCCTTCCTCCGGCTGGCTACCCCAAGCCTCCCTCCAATACCTTCATCTCGACTGGCTGACCACTGCCGGCATTGAAGTTGCGGTCCTGCGCCTTGATCAAATCGATCCGCTGATCAGCGGCAACAAGTGGTTCAAACTCGTCGAGCACCTTAAAGCCGCTGACCGTGCCGGCGCCGAAGGCATCATCAGCCTCGGCGGGGCGCATTCCAATCACCTGCATGCGCTGGCGGCGGCGGGCAAGCGGCTGGGTTTCAAGACAGTCGGGCTGCTGCGCGGACACCCACAAAACACACCGACCGTGCAGGATCTGCAAGCGTTCGGCATGCAGTTGCATTGGCTGGGTTACGCTGGCTACCGCGCGCGGCACCAACCGGGTTTCTGGATTCCGTGGCTGATGCAATATCCGAACGTGTATGCCGTGCCCGAGGGCGGTGGTGGCCTGGCCGGCGCACTCGGTTGCGCCGCGATCAAACAGCAGGTCGATGCGCAGTTGGCGAGCCTGGGCTGGGAGGATTTCGACGCGTGGTGGCTGGCGTGTGGCACCGGCACGACGTTGGCCGGGCTGGCGCTTGCCGACAATGGCAAGCGGTCGCTGTATGGCGCGTTGGCGGTGCCGGACGATCACGGCGTGGCGCCGAACATCGAGTCGATCTTCGCGCAAGCCAACGACCCCGCGGCGAACTATCAACTGATCGACGCCAGCCGTGGCGCTTTCGCCAAGGTTGACGAGGCATTGCTGACCTTCATCGAGCAGACCGGGCAGGCCAGCGGTGTTCCCTTGGAACCGCTGTACACCGGCAAGGCCTTGCTGGCGCTCAAGCAACACGTCGAAGCGGGCGGATTTGCCGTCGGCACGCGTCTGGTCTTCATCCACACGGGCGGCCTGCAAGGGCGACGCGGATTTGCCACGACGCCCTGA
- a CDS encoding cytochrome b, translated as MPWTSSESRYSTVSVLLHWLMLVLLVLVYASMELRGFFPKGSGGRALVREMHYLLGLTVFVLVWFRLLARSLGPAPKIFPASPAWQTLLARLMHWALYLFMLCMPILGWLITSAEGHQVMFYGFDLPLLVGEDKAFAKQVEGWHVLIATLGYWLIGLHALAGIYHHYVVRDNTLLRMMPKRG; from the coding sequence ATGCCGTGGACAAGTTCAGAATCACGCTACAGCACCGTGTCGGTGTTGCTGCACTGGCTGATGCTGGTGTTGTTGGTGCTGGTGTACGCCAGCATGGAATTGCGCGGGTTCTTTCCCAAGGGCAGCGGCGGCCGTGCGCTGGTTCGCGAGATGCACTATCTGCTCGGCCTTACCGTGTTCGTGCTGGTGTGGTTTCGCCTGCTCGCGCGCAGCCTTGGCCCGGCGCCGAAAATCTTCCCCGCTTCGCCCGCCTGGCAGACCCTGTTGGCGCGGCTGATGCATTGGGCGTTGTACCTGTTCATGCTGTGCATGCCCATCCTTGGCTGGCTGATCACCAGCGCCGAGGGTCATCAAGTAATGTTTTACGGTTTCGACTTACCGCTGCTGGTCGGTGAAGACAAGGCGTTCGCCAAGCAGGTCGAAGGCTGGCATGTGCTGATTGCCACGCTCGGGTACTGGCTGATCGGCCTGCATGCGCTGGCGGGGATTTACCATCATTACGTGGTGCGCGATAACACGCTGCTGCGGATGATGCCCAAGCGCGGCTGA
- the phnX gene encoding phosphonoacetaldehyde hydrolase, which yields MNYTNPSKLQAAILDWAGTVVDFGSFAPTQIFVEAFAEFDVQVSIDEARGPMGMGKWDHIRTLCDQPQVAERYRKVFGRTPSDDDVTAIYNRFMPLQIEKIAEHSALIPGALDTIAHLRQQGIKIGSCSGYPKPVMDKVVELAARNGYVADHVVATDEVPNGRPWPAQALANVIALGIDDVAACVKIDDTVPGILEGRRAGMWTVALICSGNALGLDYEAFRALGSDELASERKRIHAQFADARPHYMIDTISDLPEVIADINQRLANGEMPQSS from the coding sequence ATGAACTACACCAATCCAAGCAAGCTGCAAGCCGCCATCCTCGACTGGGCCGGCACCGTGGTCGATTTCGGCTCTTTTGCGCCGACGCAGATTTTCGTCGAAGCCTTCGCCGAATTCGACGTGCAGGTTTCCATTGATGAAGCTCGCGGGCCGATGGGCATGGGCAAGTGGGATCACATTCGTACCCTGTGCGATCAGCCACAAGTCGCCGAGCGTTACCGCAAAGTGTTCGGCCGCACGCCGAGCGACGACGACGTCACCGCCATCTACAACCGTTTCATGCCACTGCAGATCGAAAAGATCGCTGAGCATTCGGCGCTGATTCCGGGCGCGCTGGACACCATCGCGCACCTGCGTCAGCAAGGGATCAAGATCGGCTCCTGCTCCGGTTATCCGAAGCCGGTGATGGACAAAGTCGTCGAACTGGCCGCCCGCAACGGCTACGTCGCGGACCACGTGGTCGCCACTGATGAAGTACCGAACGGCCGTCCATGGCCGGCGCAGGCCCTGGCCAACGTGATTGCGCTGGGCATCGACGATGTCGCCGCTTGCGTGAAGATCGACGACACCGTGCCAGGCATTCTCGAAGGTCGCCGTGCCGGCATGTGGACGGTCGCGCTGATCTGTTCCGGCAATGCACTGGGCCTGGACTACGAAGCCTTTCGCGCACTGGGCAGCGATGAACTGGCCAGCGAGCGCAAGCGCATCCATGCCCAGTTTGCAGACGCTCGCCCGCATTACATGATCGACACCATCAGCGATTTACCTGAGGTGATTGCCGACATCAACCAGCGTCTGGCCAACGGTGAGATGCCGCAATCGAGCTGA
- a CDS encoding 2-aminoethylphosphonate--pyruvate transaminase → MSTAAPILLTPGPLTTSARTRQAMMVDWGSWDDRFNQLTASLCEQLLAILNGAASHHCVPLQGSGTFAVEAAIGTLVPRDGKVLVLINGAYGKRLAKICEVLGRSFSTFETAEDEPTTAADVNRLLRADADITHVALIHCETSTGILNPLAEIAQVVAQHGKRLIIDAMSSFGALPVDAQKIPFDALIAASGKCLEGVPGMGFVFARKDSLTAAAGNSHSLAMDLYDQHAYMMKTGQWRFTPPTHVVAALHEALLQYHEEGGLPARHARYAANCQALMEEMGKLGLRSFLPAAIQAPIIATFHAPQDPRYQFKEFYERVKAKGYILYPGKLTQVETFRVGCIGHVSPDEMRQAVAAVGDVLREMEVLEI, encoded by the coding sequence ATGAGTACTGCCGCACCGATTCTGCTCACTCCCGGCCCGTTGACCACGTCGGCCCGCACCCGCCAGGCGATGATGGTTGACTGGGGCTCGTGGGATGACCGCTTCAATCAACTGACCGCCAGCCTTTGTGAGCAACTTTTAGCGATTCTCAACGGCGCCGCCAGCCATCACTGCGTGCCGTTGCAGGGCAGCGGCACCTTCGCCGTCGAAGCGGCCATCGGTACGCTGGTGCCGCGCGACGGCAAAGTGCTGGTACTGATCAACGGTGCGTACGGCAAGCGTCTGGCGAAAATCTGCGAAGTGCTCGGCCGCTCGTTCAGCACCTTCGAAACCGCTGAAGACGAACCCACCACCGCCGCTGACGTCAATCGCCTGCTGCGCGCCGACGCGGACATCACTCACGTTGCGCTGATCCACTGCGAAACCAGCACCGGCATTCTCAATCCGCTGGCGGAAATTGCCCAAGTGGTCGCGCAACACGGCAAACGCTTGATCATCGACGCCATGAGCTCCTTCGGCGCACTGCCGGTGGATGCGCAAAAAATACCGTTCGACGCGCTGATCGCCGCGTCCGGCAAATGCCTGGAGGGCGTGCCGGGGATGGGCTTCGTGTTCGCGCGCAAAGACTCGCTGACCGCAGCGGCTGGAAACTCGCACTCGCTGGCAATGGACCTGTACGACCAGCACGCCTACATGATGAAAACCGGGCAATGGCGCTTCACCCCGCCGACCCACGTGGTCGCAGCCCTGCATGAAGCGCTGCTGCAGTACCACGAAGAAGGGGGCCTGCCGGCGCGGCATGCGCGCTACGCCGCCAACTGTCAGGCATTGATGGAAGAAATGGGCAAACTCGGCTTGCGCAGCTTTCTGCCGGCGGCGATTCAGGCGCCGATCATCGCCACGTTTCATGCACCGCAGGATCCGCGTTATCAGTTCAAGGAATTCTATGAACGGGTCAAGGCCAAGGGTTACATCCTCTACCCCGGCAAACTCACCCAGGTCGAGACGTTCCGCGTCGGCTGCATTGGCCATGTCAGCCCTGACGAGATGCGCCAGGCCGTCGCCGCGGTGGGCGACGTGCTGCGCGAGATGGAAGTGCTGGAAATCTGA
- a CDS encoding LysR substrate-binding domain-containing protein, which produces MNLFQLRAFDAVAREGSFTRAAARLFISQPAVTGHIKALEEHYQITLLRRTARRVELTEEGTKLAAITRAMFGLAEEAQALLEANRQLLTGRLEVAADGPHMVMPMLASLRARYPGITVNLRLGNAQETLAALLSEHADVAVLTQVEPRKGLHLQALSESRICALVPAAHPWATRCAEVQLKELDQVIMVLREPSSITRRTFDEACAQASIHPRVLLELDSREAVTEAVAAELGVGVVSSVEVSHDPRVVAIALAGDGLVNRHMIGCMERRRELRLIQAFFDLAPD; this is translated from the coding sequence ATGAACCTGTTTCAGCTGCGCGCCTTCGACGCCGTGGCCCGGGAAGGCAGCTTCACCCGCGCCGCCGCGCGGTTGTTTATCAGTCAGCCGGCGGTCACCGGGCACATCAAGGCGCTGGAAGAGCATTACCAGATCACCCTGCTGCGCCGCACCGCGCGACGGGTGGAGCTGACCGAGGAGGGCACCAAACTGGCAGCGATCACCCGGGCCATGTTCGGTCTGGCGGAAGAGGCGCAGGCCCTGCTGGAAGCCAATCGCCAATTGCTGACCGGCCGCCTGGAAGTCGCGGCAGACGGCCCGCACATGGTCATGCCGATGCTCGCCAGCCTGCGTGCGCGTTATCCGGGGATCACGGTGAATCTGCGCCTGGGCAATGCCCAGGAAACACTGGCAGCGCTGCTCTCGGAACATGCCGATGTGGCCGTGCTGACGCAGGTCGAGCCACGCAAAGGCCTGCATCTGCAAGCGCTCAGCGAGTCGCGGATCTGCGCCCTGGTGCCGGCGGCGCATCCTTGGGCGACGCGTTGCGCTGAGGTGCAACTCAAGGAGCTGGATCAGGTGATCATGGTGCTGCGCGAGCCGAGTTCGATCACCCGTCGCACGTTCGACGAGGCCTGCGCCCAGGCCTCGATTCATCCCCGGGTGTTGCTGGAACTGGACAGTCGCGAGGCCGTCACCGAAGCAGTGGCGGCTGAGTTGGGTGTCGGAGTGGTGTCTTCGGTGGAAGTCAGCCACGACCCGCGCGTGGTGGCGATTGCGCTTGCCGGGGACGGGCTGGTGAACCGGCACATGATTGGCTGCATGGAGCGGCGGCGCGAGTTGCGCTTGATTCAGGCATTTTTTGACCTGGCCCCTGACTGA
- a CDS encoding LysR family transcriptional regulator, translating into MSVSHAQLKAFHAVAVHGSFTRAAERLYLTQPAISDQVRKLEERFGVLLFHRNKRSVRLTDLGERLLAITQRLFVIEAEAQELLQESQALQTGSLILAVDAPVHVLPQIARFCERYPGISVKIETGNTDESLFRLFNYQADLALLGRDVSDERLLCVALRNDPMVAFVSRNHPWADRASICLADLDDTPLVLREHGSVTRQTLEEEMARTGFRIRPAIQVEGREAAREAVVVGIGVGVVSAAEFGADSRVCALPITDCTRRLTETLVCLREQSSRRVVATFLDMVRESLM; encoded by the coding sequence ATGTCCGTTTCCCACGCCCAACTCAAAGCCTTCCACGCCGTGGCCGTGCATGGAAGCTTCACCCGCGCGGCCGAGCGCCTTTACCTGACGCAACCGGCTATTTCCGACCAAGTGCGCAAACTCGAAGAACGCTTCGGCGTGCTGCTGTTTCACCGCAATAAACGCTCGGTGCGCCTGACCGACCTCGGCGAGCGGCTGCTCGCGATCACCCAGCGTCTGTTTGTGATCGAAGCCGAAGCTCAGGAGCTGTTGCAGGAATCCCAGGCGCTGCAAACCGGCAGCCTGATTCTGGCGGTGGATGCGCCGGTGCATGTGCTGCCGCAGATTGCCCGTTTCTGCGAGCGCTATCCGGGAATCAGCGTGAAGATTGAGACCGGCAACACCGATGAATCGCTGTTTCGCCTGTTCAATTATCAGGCCGATCTGGCGCTGCTTGGGCGTGATGTCAGCGATGAGCGCTTGCTGTGCGTGGCGCTGCGTAACGACCCGATGGTCGCGTTTGTTTCACGCAACCACCCGTGGGCCGATCGCGCCTCGATCTGCCTGGCGGATCTGGATGACACACCCTTGGTGTTGCGGGAACACGGTTCGGTGACGCGACAGACGCTGGAGGAGGAAATGGCGCGCACCGGGTTTCGCATTCGCCCGGCGATCCAGGTTGAAGGCCGGGAGGCGGCGCGCGAGGCGGTGGTCGTGGGGATCGGCGTCGGCGTGGTTTCCGCTGCGGAGTTTGGCGCCGACTCGCGGGTCTGCGCCCTGCCGATCACCGATTGCACCCGGCGCCTGACCGAGACGCTGGTGTGCTTGCGCGAGCAGAGTTCGCGGCGAGTGGTGGCGACGTTTCTCGATATGGTGCGCGAAAGTCTCATGTAG